The Neurospora crassa OR74A linkage group V, whole genome shotgun sequence sequence TCTTCTGATCGTTTCCAACACTGCTGGTGCCCTAAGCTGGGACAAGGACGGCCAGATGGCATCCGCAGTTGAAAAGGCCACCGGCATCACTGTTCTCCCCCATGGTGTGAAAAAGCCAGGCTGTGGAGACGAGATCATGTCCTACTTCCGTGCCCACCCGGAAACCGGTGTCACCAGTCCTCACCAGATCGCCGTCGTGGGAGACCGACTGGCCACTGACATGATGCTTGCCAACATGATGGGCAGCTATGGTATTTGGATCAAGGATGGAGTTGTTCCCCACCAGCAGAAGAGCATCGTAAGTGAAACCCTGCAACCAAGCTGCGTGATAAGCCAAAGTCTTTTGCTGACTGGGATATGATAGTGGTCGAGAGTTGAGAGGACTGTTGCGCCCTTCCTTGTATCCCGTGGTTATACCGCTCCTGAGCCAGTGAGCCCCTTTGAGTAACTGCATTTTGTGCTTCTCcagggaaagaagacagCGTGTAGTAATGTATGTTTTCTGCATATCCCCAGTAGCTGAGGTgggttcttcttttctttcgcATCTGTGCCCCATTCTCTTTAATTGTTCCGACGTCGTTGTTCTCCTCTACGTTGTGGTTGTGCCCTTTCCCGATGTCTTGCTCGTTGTGTCCATTGCCTACGAAACATGTTTCTTGTCTCGCTTAATAGTGGTTTCTGGCGCGAGGGAAACAGGCGTGCTTCAGATTTTCCTCTCAGCTGCCGGGCCTGTCTTTCCGTCTGTCTGCGCGATTATCAGAGTTCTCGAGCAACGTTAAGGATACCGTTGTGATTATAAGCGACAGTGTCGTGTGGCTGAGCCGACTGGTCGCTGGTTTGATATCAGTCCCGTTGAATAGCGGCAGAGAACGCTACCAACGGATATGTTAGCAAAGACACAGTAGTTGGACACATCGAGCAGACCTCTTGGAAAACCAGTTCCCGGCAACATCGGGTGTGCGAACAAAGCACGCAAGCTTGTTTACTGGTCGGTAAGCAACACGTTATCTAGTGTCACATCTCTTTGGCAGCTGGTTTCGCTATGTGTTCGgactcctttttttttctgattCTTTGTCGAGGGAATGTCGGAGAACCTTATACGTGGACATGACCGACGACCGTCACAATGGATTTATGAATGAATCGAAAACGAACCTAGTGGTTGGCAAAGAACGGGCCAAATCAGGACAATTCCAATAGGATGTTGCTAATGTGATGAAGGTTGTTCAAGGTTCTTCCAAAGGCCTTGAGAGTGACCGAGGAGTGTTCGGTAGTAGTCGTGTGCGTCGGAATAAGTTGAATCCACAACGACGACCTTGCCAGTACGTTTGCTGCCTACAGGCTTCGATAGCAGGTTACTCATCATTTCACTCTCGTGGCCAGCGAGCAGTTAGTCGGTGAATGGTATCTGGAGGCCACAGATTTGCCGGCCGGTCTGGGCGGTCCTGTTGGGACGTTTTGGCAGGTACCAAAACGCCGTTGGTGGCCATGTCCACCTACTCCGTCACCCATAGTCAAAGGCCATTGTCGACCCACAACGTCCTCTCGCAAAACCTCCAAACTGTTTGCCGTCCcaatcatcgtcgtcattcGGTGCTTCGAAATCTGTTCTCGAAGACGTCAACTGCACAACTGATAAGGTTGGCGCAAGGCAGTCGCACAAGTTCTGAATCCCCTTCCATAACCCAAAAGGAGGCCCAATTCTCAAAATTCGGAGGGCAGCCACGGAGAGTCACTTGCGGATCAGCTTTGGTAAAATCTCAATCCAGAGGTATACGCTGTCATACAATCTTTGACCTCCATCGTTTTCTCCGCCGTTGAGCGATCTGGTCACGTTCGGAGCGGACGAGTGCGAGTAACGAGATAGGTGGTGGTAGGCATCCCGATCGGCCCCAGCAATTTGGACAAGCCTTGTTTGTCGTCTGATATAGACGGCAACGTTGGATGTGTCACGGCTGTCTTGAATAAGGGCCCCGACAATATCACTAGTTCAGGTTTTGTTGTTCCACCGCTTTAACTCTTCCTTCACTGGATCACTTCTCAGACGGTTGTCACTGTGGGCTTCCGAGGGTCGCCATCAGGACCTCCTATAAAAGAGGGGCTGtcgtctccttctcccctttCCTTCGTCCTTTAAAA is a genomic window containing:
- a CDS encoding UPF0660 protein, variant; translated protein: MSKLNLNLSASLNIFKLIAKPSLCLPHATVPTFNDLPIPLNKAFSGNGEKKVDIKAVVLDKDDCFAYPDHNEVYEAYKERMEALRAAYPGRRLLIVSNTAGALSWDKDGQMASAVEKATGITVLPHGVKKPGCGDEIMSYFRAHPETGVTSPHQIAVVGDRLATDMMLANMMGSYGIWIKDGVVPHQQKSIWSRVERTVAPFLVSRGYTAPEPVSPFE